One genomic region from Amycolatopsis sp. FBCC-B4732 encodes:
- a CDS encoding Hint domain-containing protein, translating to MNSQQRLQARLTGFVTGSAPEARPVPGLLPDLRLLLESLPGYGHPEAEAAHRGALSAVLQLALPNERIAAQPAENGSGYYISYSYEGPFAGYADAFFPKRMVTAAATAVTTAVRSRGLDQPWWRAYALAVLTDAARRAAGIPLDTGKLAGELAAMDSQFRPALTASYLVTVQTAYEPTASALRALTAAGQLAEARAQLVRLLADDTLVANLNGAIGTGGDSTNAAVWFLYTLWVVLGALACPDVDAEIRALRARGLIVPGEVAEGNWWNGGYTTWYRPLSGADVEPATAGSLTAGLPELVTSSYASKPPMPPVREHQGVTNGYSLSLCLWGPLARYRPQPSSCLGAGTGVLMADGSVKPIEDVRIGDEVRSGGGTGTVVLTERPARLGRPLYSVNGLNVFATSGHPFRAADGPGPRRCAVDPWNLADAVPTMIADGIGSLAVGAELATVGGEPVTVREVTAHEPAPDRPDELVHDLVVATGDRGHAAYYVGGPGTFVTVDAESADPFHDVAATLAVVAAMDRALDDVREQVADPHADLLDILGRLDLSGIGEAARAADGAGRPEIPGPGYYLRDGEWDPHASALETELVRRYGRLFRRNCATGWRPDADPEEPFTLCLHDVELLGDVPAVAVLDVELRVRGDAEDVVRRVTAPATRKRPGWHFAPDTDVEFGPLLPSAALLGSLHTDGELLGRFGVPLSATGHGEHFVFGDGGTVLGRVALGRHGAGTADRPAQSAARAMAVAAGRYVGELLASRVRARR from the coding sequence ATGAATTCCCAGCAGCGGCTGCAGGCCCGGTTGACCGGGTTCGTCACCGGTTCCGCGCCGGAAGCGCGGCCCGTTCCCGGATTGCTGCCGGACCTGCGGCTGCTGCTGGAGTCGCTGCCCGGCTACGGCCACCCGGAAGCCGAAGCGGCCCACCGCGGTGCGCTGAGCGCGGTGCTCCAGCTCGCCCTGCCCAACGAGCGGATCGCGGCCCAGCCGGCCGAGAACGGCTCGGGCTACTACATCTCCTATTCCTACGAAGGCCCGTTCGCCGGGTACGCGGACGCGTTCTTCCCGAAGCGGATGGTGACCGCCGCCGCGACGGCGGTCACCACCGCGGTGCGGTCCCGCGGGCTCGACCAGCCGTGGTGGCGGGCGTACGCACTGGCCGTGCTCACCGACGCCGCCCGCCGGGCCGCGGGGATCCCGCTGGACACGGGCAAGCTGGCCGGGGAACTGGCGGCCATGGACAGCCAGTTCCGGCCCGCGCTGACCGCGAGCTACCTCGTGACCGTGCAGACCGCCTACGAGCCGACGGCGTCGGCGCTGCGGGCCCTGACGGCCGCCGGGCAGCTCGCCGAGGCCCGCGCACAGCTCGTTCGCCTGCTGGCCGACGACACCCTGGTCGCGAACCTCAACGGCGCCATCGGCACCGGCGGCGACAGCACGAACGCGGCGGTGTGGTTCCTGTACACCCTCTGGGTGGTCCTCGGGGCCCTGGCGTGCCCGGACGTCGACGCCGAGATCCGGGCGCTGCGGGCCCGGGGGCTGATCGTGCCGGGCGAGGTCGCCGAGGGGAACTGGTGGAACGGCGGCTACACCACCTGGTACCGGCCGCTTTCCGGGGCGGACGTCGAGCCGGCGACGGCGGGGAGCCTGACCGCCGGCCTGCCGGAGCTGGTGACGTCGTCGTACGCGTCCAAGCCGCCGATGCCCCCGGTGCGCGAACACCAGGGGGTGACGAACGGCTATTCGCTCAGCCTGTGCCTGTGGGGTCCGCTCGCCCGGTACCGGCCGCAGCCGAGCAGCTGCCTCGGCGCGGGCACCGGCGTGCTGATGGCCGACGGCTCGGTGAAGCCGATCGAAGACGTCCGGATCGGGGACGAGGTGCGGTCCGGCGGCGGCACCGGAACGGTCGTGCTGACCGAGCGGCCCGCCCGGCTCGGCCGGCCGCTGTACTCGGTGAACGGGCTGAACGTCTTCGCGACTTCGGGGCACCCGTTCCGCGCGGCCGACGGCCCCGGGCCCCGGCGGTGCGCGGTCGACCCGTGGAACCTCGCGGACGCCGTGCCGACGATGATCGCCGACGGCATCGGCTCGCTCGCCGTCGGAGCCGAGCTGGCCACCGTCGGCGGCGAACCGGTGACCGTCCGGGAGGTGACGGCGCACGAACCGGCCCCGGACCGGCCGGACGAGCTGGTCCACGACCTCGTGGTCGCCACCGGGGACCGCGGGCACGCCGCCTACTACGTCGGTGGCCCGGGCACGTTCGTCACCGTCGACGCCGAGTCGGCGGATCCCTTCCACGACGTCGCCGCCACCCTCGCCGTGGTCGCGGCGATGGACCGCGCGCTGGACGACGTCCGCGAACAGGTCGCCGATCCGCACGCGGACCTGCTCGACATCCTGGGGCGCCTCGACCTGTCCGGGATCGGTGAGGCGGCCCGGGCGGCCGACGGCGCCGGACGTCCGGAGATCCCCGGCCCCGGGTACTACCTGCGCGACGGCGAATGGGACCCGCACGCGTCCGCGCTCGAGACGGAGCTGGTGCGAAGGTACGGCCGGCTGTTCCGGCGGAACTGCGCGACGGGCTGGCGTCCGGACGCCGATCCCGAGGAGCCGTTCACCCTGTGCCTGCACGACGTCGAACTGCTCGGAGACGTCCCGGCGGTCGCCGTGCTGGACGTCGAGCTGCGCGTGCGCGGCGACGCCGAGGACGTCGTCCGGCGGGTGACGGCGCCGGCCACGCGAAAGCGGCCGGGCTGGCACTTCGCGCCGGACACCGACGTCGAGTTCGGGCCCCTCCTCCCCTCGGCTGCCTTGCTCGGCTCCCTCCACACCGACGGCGAGCTGCTCGGCCGATTCGGCGTGCCGTTGTCCGCCACGGGCCACGGCGAGCACTTCGTGTTCGGCGACGGCGGAACGGTGCTCGGCCGGGTCGCCCTCGGGCGGCACGGCGCCGGGACGGCGGACCGCCCCGCCCAGTCCGCCGCCAGGGCCATGGCGGTGGCCGCGGGACGGTACGTCGGGGAGCTGCTGGCGAGCCGGGTGCGAGCGCGTCGATGA
- a CDS encoding AAA family ATPase has product MTELVERDAEVRALERSLARLGAGQGGVVVLDGGAGAGKTALLKEVRRLAADRGCTVLSARAAELEREFAFGVVRQLFEPVLPAAGPERARLFGGAAGNAEGLFGAADQTIAPGASYAVLNGLYWLLVTLAERATPVLLVDDVHWADLPSLRFLGFLARRLDSCAALVVVTTRSADHGEDGLADDLLATDELTLLRPRNLSGRAVAELVRRELGPAAHEEFCAACHALTGGNPLFVRELLRVLATDGVRPTAEGAAAVAAAGPDAIRWYVTARLRRQPPPVRAVARAVAVLGDDAALAEVAGLAGVPAPEVVAAARRLTREGIFDRADPPAFVHAVVRDVAHALIPVPELGQEHERAARVLLEAGRPVTRVAAHLLRTTPAGVPGRVGLLAAAADQAFRHGAPENAAVFLDRARAEPPLPAQRAEVSRQLGNCRAHHLALAEADGHLREALALADGGRQRVLCAYSYARFRNACGEPREAVPLLVRALADLADAEDPGLVLEVEAELIGMARADLGGRAELLHRLDSFGRRTGRPQAVLDSQAALEAVLAGRPVGEALAFARSALAGEVLTPERCGLWAAVHTLLVTDQLDEADRRMQRALDTAVDRGLLLPIGIVRGYLARIAFLRGDLAQAAEHLELGTAAAPPPNIGLPLLEATAADVHLEHDRTSDAAAVLAAGVLGGDRSPHSSAHLWLLGSRIRLRLAQGDHVRALADAALCRESYERWGAGELWDVPWRLLAARAHLLAERPAEASALIGEQLRLARGFAVPRHIAVALRASARLARPTDARRYLEEAVELLRTGPGRLEHAHTLADLGQLHMRGGDRSTARATIRRAAELALECQAHPLADRLTAGLTTKGGRPPRLRVTGVSALTPSERRVAQLAADALTNRQIAERLYVTEKTVEAHLSRAFRKLDVRSRIQLVSRLSTGPRS; this is encoded by the coding sequence GTGACGGAGCTCGTCGAACGGGACGCCGAAGTACGTGCACTGGAAAGGTCGCTCGCCCGCCTCGGTGCCGGCCAGGGCGGGGTGGTCGTCCTCGACGGTGGCGCCGGTGCGGGGAAGACGGCGCTGCTGAAGGAAGTTCGCCGGCTGGCGGCGGACCGGGGGTGCACGGTGCTGTCCGCGCGCGCCGCGGAACTCGAGCGCGAGTTCGCTTTCGGGGTGGTGCGCCAGCTCTTCGAGCCCGTGCTCCCCGCGGCGGGACCCGAGCGCGCCCGGCTGTTCGGCGGTGCGGCGGGGAACGCCGAAGGCCTGTTCGGCGCCGCGGACCAGACCATCGCCCCGGGCGCGTCGTACGCGGTGCTGAACGGCTTGTACTGGCTGCTGGTCACCTTGGCCGAGCGGGCCACGCCGGTCCTGCTGGTGGACGACGTGCACTGGGCCGATCTCCCGTCCCTCCGGTTCCTGGGTTTCCTGGCCCGCCGGCTCGACTCCTGCGCCGCGCTGGTGGTGGTCACGACGAGGTCCGCCGACCACGGCGAAGACGGGCTGGCCGACGACCTCCTCGCCACGGACGAGCTGACGCTCCTGCGTCCCCGGAACCTGAGCGGCCGCGCGGTCGCGGAGCTGGTCCGCCGCGAGCTGGGCCCGGCCGCGCACGAGGAGTTCTGCGCCGCCTGCCACGCCCTCACCGGCGGGAACCCGCTCTTCGTCCGGGAACTGCTGCGCGTCCTGGCCACCGACGGCGTCCGGCCCACCGCCGAAGGAGCCGCCGCCGTCGCCGCGGCCGGTCCTGACGCGATCCGGTGGTACGTGACGGCACGGTTGCGCCGGCAGCCTCCGCCGGTGCGCGCGGTGGCCCGGGCCGTCGCGGTGCTGGGCGACGACGCGGCGCTCGCCGAGGTGGCCGGGCTGGCCGGCGTGCCGGCGCCGGAGGTGGTCGCCGCCGCGCGCCGCCTGACGCGTGAAGGGATCTTCGACCGGGCCGATCCGCCCGCCTTCGTCCACGCGGTCGTGCGCGATGTCGCGCACGCGTTGATCCCGGTGCCGGAACTCGGGCAAGAGCACGAACGGGCCGCGCGGGTGCTGCTCGAGGCGGGCCGGCCGGTCACCCGGGTCGCCGCCCACCTGCTGCGGACCACGCCGGCCGGGGTGCCCGGCCGCGTCGGGCTGCTGGCGGCCGCGGCCGACCAGGCCTTCCGGCACGGGGCGCCGGAGAACGCGGCGGTGTTCCTCGACCGGGCACGCGCCGAACCACCGCTGCCGGCGCAGCGCGCGGAGGTGAGCCGGCAGCTGGGCAACTGCCGCGCGCACCACCTGGCCCTCGCCGAAGCCGACGGCCACCTCCGGGAAGCGCTGGCCCTGGCCGACGGCGGCCGGCAACGAGTCTTGTGCGCGTACAGCTACGCCCGGTTCCGCAACGCCTGCGGTGAGCCGCGGGAGGCGGTTCCGCTGCTCGTGCGGGCATTGGCGGACCTGGCCGACGCCGAGGATCCCGGGCTGGTGCTGGAGGTCGAGGCGGAGCTCATCGGGATGGCACGGGCCGACCTGGGCGGGCGGGCGGAACTGCTACACCGGCTGGACTCCTTCGGCCGCCGGACCGGCCGGCCGCAGGCGGTCCTGGACTCCCAAGCGGCCTTGGAGGCCGTGCTCGCCGGCCGCCCGGTCGGCGAGGCGCTGGCCTTCGCCAGGTCCGCACTGGCGGGCGAGGTGCTGACGCCCGAGCGGTGCGGGCTCTGGGCAGCCGTGCACACGCTGCTGGTGACCGATCAGCTCGACGAGGCCGACCGGCGGATGCAGCGGGCGCTGGACACCGCCGTGGACCGCGGTCTGCTGCTGCCGATCGGCATCGTCCGCGGCTACCTGGCCCGGATCGCGTTCCTCCGCGGCGACCTGGCGCAGGCGGCCGAGCACCTCGAGCTCGGTACGGCGGCCGCGCCACCACCGAACATCGGCCTGCCACTGCTGGAGGCGACCGCGGCCGACGTGCACCTCGAGCACGACCGGACCTCGGACGCCGCGGCCGTGCTCGCGGCCGGGGTACTCGGCGGCGACCGCTCCCCGCACTCCTCGGCGCACCTGTGGCTGCTGGGTTCGCGGATCCGGCTCCGGCTGGCTCAGGGAGACCACGTCCGCGCGCTGGCCGACGCGGCGCTCTGCCGGGAGTCGTACGAGCGGTGGGGTGCCGGCGAGCTGTGGGACGTGCCGTGGCGGTTGCTGGCGGCCCGGGCCCACCTGCTGGCCGAGCGGCCCGCCGAGGCCTCGGCGCTGATCGGCGAGCAGCTCCGGCTCGCCCGTGGCTTCGCCGTTCCGCGTCACATCGCGGTCGCGCTCCGCGCCTCGGCCCGGCTGGCCAGGCCCACGGACGCGCGCCGCTACCTCGAGGAGGCCGTCGAGCTGCTGCGCACCGGACCCGGCCGGCTGGAGCACGCGCACACCCTGGCCGACCTCGGGCAGCTGCACATGCGCGGCGGCGACCGGAGCACGGCCCGCGCGACCATCCGGCGTGCCGCCGAGCTGGCCCTGGAGTGCCAGGCGCACCCGCTGGCCGACCGGTTGACAGCCGGTCTCACGACGAAAGGCGGCCGTCCGCCGCGGCTGCGCGTCACGGGTGTCAGCGCGTTGACCCCGTCGGAGCGCCGGGTCGCCCAGCTGGCGGCCGACGCGCTGACCAACCGCCAGATCGCCGAACGGCTCTACGTCACGGAGAAGACGGTCGAGGCGCACCTGAGCCGCGCGTTCCGGAAACTCGACGTCCGATCCCGCATCCAGCTCGTCAGCCGGCTCAGCACCGGACCTCGTTCGTGA